A single window of Thalassomonas viridans DNA harbors:
- a CDS encoding NAD(P)/FAD-dependent oxidoreductase gives MNKHTDVLIIGGGFAGVGVAQKLSKEGVNVTLIDRKNYFEVTFATLRNVTAPQKHGNTPRKLYDDFINGTFVQGSVSTMNDSQVVLESGETIHFKQAIIASGSRYPTLPEAKSNSKFDYAERNQEMLDAHESLSSAQSVLMIGGGVVGVEFAGEIASAFPGKNITLVHTKDKLLDNSEPKAQRKVLEQLTAKGVKVKLNRKFSKHEGSYRCANTGETIKADIVYECVGMVPNTEFLRAELSKALDSRGFITVDEYMRVKGFENLYSLGDCSTLDSHKHGYLASVQGARLADMLLKAMKGKKVKPYKTPPVVVVTPTGTDSGVAQLPFAVTTMNFFVNLKQKDLGISNMYKVFGTVPDS, from the coding sequence ATGAACAAACACACAGATGTACTGATTATTGGCGGAGGTTTTGCTGGTGTAGGTGTCGCCCAGAAGTTATCAAAAGAGGGAGTTAATGTTACTTTAATCGACAGGAAAAATTATTTTGAAGTAACTTTCGCGACACTACGTAATGTTACCGCTCCCCAGAAGCACGGGAACACGCCGCGCAAACTTTATGATGATTTTATTAACGGCACTTTTGTTCAGGGTAGCGTAAGTACTATGAATGACAGCCAGGTGGTGCTTGAATCTGGTGAGACTATCCACTTTAAACAAGCCATTATCGCATCAGGAAGCCGTTACCCTACGTTACCGGAGGCCAAGTCAAATTCAAAATTTGACTATGCCGAGCGCAACCAGGAAATGCTGGATGCCCACGAGTCCCTTTCATCAGCCCAGTCAGTGCTGATGATTGGTGGTGGTGTGGTAGGTGTTGAGTTTGCAGGCGAAATTGCCAGTGCCTTTCCCGGTAAAAATATCACGCTTGTTCATACTAAGGATAAACTGCTAGATAACTCAGAGCCTAAGGCACAGCGTAAAGTATTGGAGCAGTTAACCGCTAAAGGTGTTAAGGTAAAACTCAACCGAAAATTCTCAAAGCATGAAGGTAGTTACCGCTGTGCCAACACGGGTGAGACGATTAAGGCCGACATTGTTTATGAATGTGTTGGCATGGTCCCGAATACCGAGTTTTTGCGAGCAGAATTGTCCAAGGCTCTTGATAGTAGAGGTTTTATTACCGTTGACGAATATATGAGAGTTAAGGGCTTTGAAAATCTGTATTCATTGGGGGATTGTTCTACCCTCGACAGTCATAAGCATGGTTATCTTGCTAGCGTGCAAGGCGCCCGTTTAGCGGATATGTTGTTAAAAGCGATGAAGGGAAAAAAGGTTAAACCTTATAAAACCCCTCCGGTTGTTGTGGTAACCCCTACAGGCACAGATTCTGGAGTGGCGCAGCTTCCGTTTGCGGTTACTACCATGAATTTTTTTGTGAATTTGAAACAAAAAGACTTGGGGATCAGTAATATGTATAAAGTCTTTGGAACCGTGCCAGACAGTTAA
- a CDS encoding AbgT family transporter, which yields MDAKPSRVQRILNRVEIIGNRLPDPAALFVFLLLLVWGLSWALSGVSFEAVDPRSGQGIQVINQLSGPALTQFFSVMVNNFSHFHPVGVVLVAMLGIGVAEYSGFINAGLRAIMAKTATWLLTPMVIIVGIVSHSAVDAGYVLVIPLGGVIFYAAGRHPLAGIAAAFAGVSGGFSANFVPSALDPMLQGISQAGAQLLDADILLNPLNNYYFTAVSSIVITLLGWAITDKIIEPKLAENKLDGDLSDLPTMEPLQQEERIALRWALLAIVVSAVFMVYSASLDTSPWRDGNGSLTSFSSPLMKSIVPLIFLLFFIPGLVYGIAIGKIRNSKQAIEGMSKAMSSMGYYLVIMFFIAQFIYAFGQSNLGVLLAVEGAELLKAMALPAEFTIVGIIFLTGFINLFVGSASAKWALLAPIFIPMLMQLGISPDLAQAAYRIGDSSTNIITPLMPYFPLVVVYCQRYVTSSGIGTLTALMLPYSVVFIVVWSIFLLLYWQLGLPLGLQSSYEYFAG from the coding sequence ATGGACGCAAAACCGTCAAGGGTGCAGCGTATTCTTAATCGCGTAGAAATTATTGGTAACCGATTGCCAGATCCTGCGGCATTATTTGTATTTTTATTGCTCTTAGTATGGGGCTTATCTTGGGCACTGTCCGGAGTCAGTTTTGAAGCCGTCGATCCTAGGTCTGGCCAGGGAATACAGGTAATCAACCAATTGAGTGGCCCAGCCCTTACTCAGTTCTTCTCGGTCATGGTAAACAACTTTTCACACTTTCATCCGGTTGGCGTGGTTTTAGTTGCCATGCTTGGTATTGGTGTCGCCGAATATAGTGGCTTTATCAACGCCGGATTACGGGCAATCATGGCCAAAACCGCAACTTGGCTGTTGACTCCGATGGTGATTATAGTCGGTATTGTCAGTCACTCGGCGGTAGACGCGGGCTATGTATTGGTGATCCCTCTTGGTGGCGTAATATTTTATGCTGCAGGCCGTCATCCCTTGGCTGGTATCGCAGCGGCCTTTGCCGGTGTATCGGGCGGGTTTTCGGCAAACTTTGTTCCTTCAGCGCTCGATCCCATGTTGCAGGGAATATCGCAAGCGGGTGCTCAATTACTGGATGCTGACATCTTATTAAACCCATTGAACAATTACTATTTCACGGCGGTCTCTTCCATTGTCATTACATTGCTTGGCTGGGCGATTACCGACAAAATTATCGAGCCTAAGTTGGCAGAAAATAAACTCGATGGCGATCTCAGTGACTTGCCAACCATGGAGCCATTACAGCAAGAAGAGCGCATTGCGCTGCGTTGGGCTTTACTTGCCATAGTAGTTAGTGCTGTGTTTATGGTATATAGTGCAAGTTTGGATACCTCTCCCTGGCGAGATGGAAATGGCTCACTCACGTCTTTTTCGTCGCCATTAATGAAATCCATTGTGCCGTTAATTTTCTTGCTGTTTTTCATTCCCGGCCTGGTGTATGGCATTGCCATAGGCAAGATACGCAATTCAAAACAGGCCATTGAAGGCATGAGTAAAGCCATGTCGAGCATGGGCTATTACTTAGTCATCATGTTTTTTATTGCTCAGTTTATTTACGCGTTTGGACAGTCTAATTTAGGCGTGTTATTGGCGGTTGAAGGGGCAGAGTTATTAAAGGCTATGGCGCTTCCTGCAGAGTTTACCATCGTCGGTATTATATTTCTTACGGGATTCATCAACTTATTCGTCGGTTCGGCTTCTGCTAAATGGGCATTGTTGGCCCCGATATTCATTCCCATGTTGATGCAGCTAGGCATCTCGCCTGATTTAGCCCAGGCCGCCTACCGTATTGGTGACTCCAGCACTAATATCATTACCCCGTTGATGCCATATTTTCCCTTAGTCGTGGTCTATTGCCAGCGCTATGTAACCAGCTCGGGTATTGGTACTTTAACGGCGTTGATGCTGCCTTACTCCGTCGTGTTTATCGTTGTCTGGAGCATATTTTTATTGCTCTACTGGCAACTTGGCCTGCCGCTTGGTTTACAAAGTAGCTATGAATATTTTGCTGGTTGA
- a CDS encoding GNAT family N-acetyltransferase — protein sequence MKVSNLADCPSEIETVANWYFNEWDHKDPEATLESVIEKVSSISNRTAFVAHVDGELAGAGELKYREYSDCPSYNYWLDGIYVSTEHRGKGISTALIEFAKSKAFELKIPTLYLRCEDHLVKLYESHGFQVVCVEKAKFIMELKVST from the coding sequence ATGAAAGTTTCAAATTTAGCAGATTGTCCGAGTGAAATCGAAACTGTTGCCAATTGGTACTTTAATGAGTGGGATCATAAGGATCCGGAAGCGACTCTAGAAAGTGTAATCGAAAAGGTATCTTCAATTTCTAACCGAACCGCATTTGTAGCTCATGTTGATGGGGAATTAGCAGGAGCTGGTGAACTAAAATATCGAGAATACTCAGACTGTCCGAGTTATAACTATTGGCTAGATGGGATCTATGTATCTACAGAACATAGGGGAAAAGGCATATCAACAGCACTAATCGAGTTTGCCAAATCAAAGGCGTTTGAGTTGAAAATACCAACTTTATATCTTCGTTGTGAAGATCACCTCGTGAAACTTTATGAATCTCATGGTTTTCAAGTTGTCTGCGTTGAAAAAGCTAAGTTCATAATGGAGCTTAAAGTGAGCACATAA
- a CDS encoding IS630 family transposase: protein MTIITPFPRAERRGIEKAIHKSKCKHHVRRLTAVLMLATGHNITAVSTLLAAGRSSIKRWLNWYTEAGLDGLKSLAPGRKATLPKNEILAMLRMLVELNPQELGYQRARWSTELLTLEINRLFSSEIHASTIRRWLPEAGLVWRRAAPTLHIKDPHKEEKVQKIQEALAECDADNPVFYEDEVDIHLNPKIGADWTIKGVQKRVATPGKNEKYYLAGALHSKTGQVYYVGSNSKDSELFIAMLEKLKRHYRRAKSITLVLDNYVIHKSRKVQTYLAENKKFKLLFQPVYSPWVNKIEKLWHALHETITRNHRCKNMQQLLQGVRGFMDKVSPYPGSGYESVKMEQY, encoded by the coding sequence ATGACTATCATAACACCATTTCCCAGAGCTGAGCGACGCGGTATTGAAAAAGCAATACATAAGTCCAAATGCAAGCATCATGTACGGCGGTTAACGGCTGTACTAATGTTGGCAACAGGCCACAATATCACGGCAGTGTCGACCCTGCTTGCTGCTGGCCGTTCATCGATTAAACGGTGGCTTAATTGGTATACAGAAGCAGGATTAGATGGGTTAAAAAGCCTAGCACCAGGGCGTAAAGCCACGTTGCCGAAAAATGAAATATTGGCCATGTTACGTATGTTGGTTGAGCTTAACCCCCAGGAGTTAGGTTATCAACGTGCCCGTTGGAGTACGGAGTTGCTGACGTTAGAAATTAACCGGTTATTCTCCAGTGAGATCCATGCCTCAACAATACGTAGGTGGTTGCCGGAAGCTGGCTTGGTCTGGCGGAGAGCAGCACCGACACTGCATATCAAAGACCCGCATAAAGAAGAAAAAGTTCAGAAAATACAAGAAGCTTTGGCAGAGTGTGATGCTGACAATCCCGTTTTTTATGAAGATGAAGTGGATATTCATCTCAACCCCAAAATTGGTGCGGACTGGACAATAAAGGGCGTACAAAAACGCGTAGCGACACCGGGGAAAAATGAGAAATATTATCTGGCGGGGGCGCTGCACAGTAAAACGGGCCAAGTTTATTATGTGGGAAGTAACAGCAAAGACAGCGAACTCTTTATCGCCATGTTAGAAAAACTTAAACGGCATTATCGCCGGGCCAAAAGCATCACGCTGGTGCTGGATAACTATGTCATCCATAAAAGCCGGAAAGTGCAAACCTACTTGGCTGAAAATAAAAAATTTAAGCTGCTGTTCCAACCGGTTTATTCGCCTTGGGTCAATAAAATCGAGAAGCTCTGGCATGCGCTGCACGAAACCATCACAAGAAATCACCGATGCAAAAATATGCAGCAATTACTGCAAGGAGTAAGGGGATTTATGGACAAGGTTTCCCCATATCCGGGCAGCGGATATGAAAGTGTTAAAATGGAGCAGTATTAG
- a CDS encoding pseudouridine synthase, producing MPTTNKPRLTEPAEPNQNHQHFKVFKPYGFLSQFVPESRKKKRLLGELFNFPDKTMAIGRLDHDSEGLLLLTTDGMMSYKVRSKGIEKEYYVQVDGAITEEAILQLQNGVEIGINGSKYLTLPCKVFKLDGEPELPARDRKIRDPKHGPTSWISITLCEGKNRQIRKMTAAVGFATLRLVRVRIGDIHVNSLNAGDVVALDNFDAALNR from the coding sequence ATGCCAACCACTAACAAACCCCGTTTAACAGAACCTGCCGAGCCAAACCAAAATCACCAGCACTTCAAAGTATTTAAGCCATATGGTTTTTTAAGTCAGTTCGTACCCGAATCACGGAAGAAGAAACGCCTGCTAGGCGAGCTATTTAACTTTCCCGATAAAACAATGGCGATTGGGCGGTTAGATCACGACTCCGAAGGGTTATTGTTACTGACAACCGACGGTATGATGAGCTACAAGGTCAGAAGCAAAGGTATAGAAAAAGAGTACTACGTGCAAGTTGATGGAGCGATCACCGAAGAGGCAATATTACAGCTGCAAAATGGTGTTGAGATTGGTATTAACGGGAGCAAATATCTAACCCTGCCCTGTAAAGTCTTCAAGCTGGACGGTGAGCCTGAACTCCCCGCCCGTGACCGTAAAATCCGCGATCCGAAACATGGCCCTACCAGCTGGATCTCTATCACGCTCTGTGAAGGAAAAAATCGTCAGATAAGAAAAATGACGGCTGCCGTGGGCTTTGCCACATTAAGGCTGGTAAGGGTTCGAATTGGCGACATCCATGTCAATAGCCTGAATGCCGGTGACGTTGTTGCGCTGGATAATTTTGACGCCGCACTTAATCGCTAA
- the tnpB gene encoding IS66 family insertion sequence element accessory protein TnpB (TnpB, as the term is used for proteins encoded by IS66 family insertion elements, is considered an accessory protein, since TnpC, encoded by a neighboring gene, is a DDE family transposase.): MRMFVEPESVYLYRDYVDFRKAINGLAALVELELDVSPKDGALFVFCNKAKNKLKILYWDRTGFALWQKRLEKAKFKWPSQHACETLELNEQQLNWLLGGYDVIGHNPVSYRAVS; encoded by the coding sequence ATGAGGATGTTTGTCGAACCTGAATCGGTTTACCTGTATCGTGATTATGTCGACTTTCGAAAAGCCATTAATGGCTTGGCTGCCCTGGTAGAATTGGAGCTGGACGTCTCGCCTAAAGACGGTGCGCTTTTTGTGTTTTGTAATAAAGCCAAAAACAAGCTCAAGATTCTTTACTGGGATCGGACAGGATTTGCCCTTTGGCAAAAGCGCCTTGAAAAAGCCAAGTTCAAATGGCCGAGCCAGCATGCGTGTGAAACACTTGAGCTTAATGAGCAACAACTCAACTGGTTGCTCGGTGGTTATGATGTCATTGGGCATAATCCGGTCAGCTACCGGGCGGTAAGCTAA
- a CDS encoding LysR family transcriptional regulator, which translates to MDQLKSLQAIVEGGSLRAAAENLHRTQPTISVAIKNLEKELGLKLFDRAQYRNKLTPQGEALYKKAKLVLGQVQSFENLAKQLTTGEELEVGIAFTSAIPVAPILTTIRQCKVEFPRTRLEIYSENGTGPLDLLDNGQASLLIIPWIKNFETLESLHFMNLRFISVISAQSPLLKEYKVVPKAVMRTHPQVIISGRKSSTKTYGVLEGGDQWRVNDFQTKKELIVQGMGWGSLPEHLIKEELEQGILAPLEVEGGIAVSEVEFRIARLESEPVGPVAQRLWQLFQERVE; encoded by the coding sequence TTGGATCAACTGAAATCGCTGCAAGCAATTGTTGAGGGAGGGTCTCTGCGGGCGGCAGCTGAAAATCTGCATAGAACACAACCCACTATCAGCGTAGCGATAAAGAATCTGGAAAAAGAACTCGGCCTGAAACTCTTTGACCGGGCACAATATAGAAACAAACTAACACCGCAAGGAGAAGCGCTTTATAAGAAGGCAAAGTTAGTATTGGGACAGGTGCAGTCATTTGAAAATCTTGCGAAACAACTAACAACGGGGGAGGAATTAGAAGTGGGCATTGCATTTACATCCGCTATACCCGTTGCCCCCATACTTACTACCATCAGGCAGTGTAAGGTTGAATTTCCCCGAACCCGACTGGAAATATATTCGGAAAATGGTACGGGACCACTAGATTTACTCGATAACGGCCAAGCCTCTCTGCTCATTATTCCCTGGATTAAAAACTTCGAAACATTGGAATCGCTGCATTTCATGAATTTGCGGTTTATTTCTGTTATCTCCGCACAATCACCACTATTAAAAGAATATAAAGTAGTGCCCAAAGCTGTTATGAGAACTCATCCACAAGTGATTATTAGCGGTCGAAAATCTTCAACTAAAACCTATGGTGTCCTGGAAGGGGGAGATCAATGGCGAGTTAATGATTTTCAAACCAAGAAAGAGCTTATTGTTCAGGGAATGGGCTGGGGAAGCTTGCCGGAACATCTAATAAAAGAAGAGCTTGAACAAGGGATACTCGCTCCTCTTGAAGTAGAGGGCGGTATTGCCGTATCAGAGGTTGAGTTTCGAATCGCGAGGTTAGAATCTGAACCTGTTGGCCCTGTTGCGCAAAGGCTCTGGCAACTCTTTCAGGAGAGAGTGGAGTAA
- the tnpA gene encoding IS66 family insertion sequence element accessory protein TnpA encodes MRTYRNPAQWRTLIEAQAESGLTITQYCQQQGCSTNAFYAQRAKLFGKQAQDSKLIKATLTQQVEVSCQELNPVTLTVGDITLSLPGSTPPAYIIEVIRGLA; translated from the coding sequence ATGAGAACATACCGAAACCCAGCGCAGTGGCGCACCCTAATTGAAGCCCAAGCAGAAAGCGGACTGACGATTACCCAATATTGTCAGCAACAAGGTTGCTCAACAAATGCTTTTTATGCGCAACGGGCGAAACTTTTTGGCAAGCAGGCCCAGGACAGCAAACTCATCAAAGCCACCCTGACGCAACAAGTGGAAGTCAGCTGCCAGGAGCTTAACCCGGTCACGCTTACCGTAGGCGATATCACACTCTCATTGCCTGGCAGTACGCCACCGGCATATATTATTGAAGTGATACGGGGGCTTGCCTGA
- a CDS encoding nuclear transport factor 2 family protein — MNIQKILNLIFTGFIVLSFSLVCRANAKSYSSLEQSNLDKAVYCMEILESRNDLKPSQRIDILRNECYSESFVEHSPHISGGREGLFKLFQGRYKEYPKLSMSIKRSASEGDLVWLHLHVKRTPDSLGAALMHIFRMKDGMIVEHWGVGQPVPAEPKNKNTMF; from the coding sequence ATGAATATTCAAAAAATACTTAATTTAATTTTTACGGGATTTATAGTTTTATCCTTTAGTTTGGTTTGTCGGGCGAATGCAAAGTCATACAGCTCTTTAGAGCAGTCAAACCTAGATAAAGCCGTATACTGTATGGAGATATTGGAAAGTAGAAACGATCTTAAACCGTCACAAAGGATTGATATTCTACGTAACGAGTGCTATTCCGAGAGCTTTGTTGAACATTCACCTCATATAAGCGGTGGCCGGGAAGGGCTATTCAAATTATTTCAAGGTCGATACAAAGAATATCCAAAGCTTTCGATGTCTATTAAGCGAAGCGCTTCCGAAGGCGATCTCGTTTGGTTACACCTTCATGTAAAGCGCACACCGGATTCTCTTGGAGCTGCTCTCATGCATATTTTTCGAATGAAAGATGGAATGATTGTGGAGCATTGGGGGGTAGGTCAGCCAGTTCCAGCAGAGCCTAAAAATAAAAACACGATGTTTTAA
- a CDS encoding phage tail protein encodes MALSKIELGAIVALGTSIVTGAFVFGQLFSKVEVLESRLSQYEQQSLPAIKMEIDTKREELLASIREERVKAIEFLSKSGEIPVGSVFPYIGKESSIPGGYLLLNGQTISKSDFPELFSLISTLIPSAIDNGGSFVQLPDLRGKFLRGWGKKVDNSTTKVGDFQSSQVGGHIHSYSRITAFYGHNYSGADMGWASVPKSGEALRHSGEGGDGSNKYRSGVRAAIENTEPMSAKLETRPENFTVFYIVKAKASNK; translated from the coding sequence ATGGCTTTAAGTAAAATTGAATTAGGAGCAATTGTTGCCCTGGGTACTTCGATAGTCACAGGTGCCTTTGTTTTTGGTCAGCTCTTTTCAAAGGTAGAAGTGTTGGAATCACGTTTATCTCAATACGAACAACAATCTCTTCCCGCAATAAAAATGGAAATTGATACAAAAAGGGAAGAATTGCTCGCCAGTATAAGAGAGGAGAGAGTAAAGGCTATTGAGTTCCTATCTAAATCCGGTGAAATTCCTGTTGGTAGTGTTTTCCCCTATATTGGGAAAGAATCGAGTATCCCGGGCGGTTATTTGCTACTAAATGGTCAGACAATTTCTAAAAGTGATTTCCCTGAACTTTTTTCTTTAATTTCAACTTTAATCCCATCCGCAATAGATAATGGTGGAAGCTTTGTTCAACTGCCAGACTTACGAGGTAAATTTTTGAGGGGATGGGGTAAAAAAGTTGATAATTCAACTACTAAGGTTGGAGATTTTCAAAGCTCGCAAGTAGGTGGGCACATCCATAGCTATTCACGAATTACTGCGTTTTATGGTCATAACTACTCAGGTGCAGATATGGGGTGGGCTAGCGTTCCAAAATCAGGGGAAGCGTTGCGTCACAGTGGTGAAGGTGGAGATGGTTCAAACAAGTATCGTTCAGGTGTTCGTGCCGCCATTGAAAACACCGAGCCAATGTCAGCGAAATTGGAGACTAGGCCGGAAAATTTTACAGTGTTTTATATTGTGAAGGCTAAAGCTTCTAATAAGTGA
- the puuE gene encoding allantoinase PuuE, with the protein MQHNYPRDLIGYGATPPNPQWPEGAKVAVQFVLNYEEGGENCVLHGDEHSEIFLSEIIGAQPYNDRHMSMESMYEYGSRAGFWRLHRLFERYQIPVTVFGVTMAMQRNPEALAAMLESNWEIASHAHRWIHYQDMSEDKERELINASINLHQELTGSKPAGWYTGRTSPNTLKLIAERDDILYCADSYADDLPYWDRFYSKPLLMVPYTLDTNDMRFATPQGFNSGEQFYQYLKDAFDVLYAEGEVSPKMLSIGLHCRLIGRPARLAALQRFIEYVLSHEKVWLTTREDIAKHWIRHFPA; encoded by the coding sequence ATGCAACACAATTACCCCAGAGACCTTATTGGATACGGAGCAACGCCTCCAAACCCGCAATGGCCCGAAGGCGCCAAAGTTGCCGTTCAGTTTGTTTTAAATTACGAAGAAGGGGGGGAGAATTGCGTACTTCATGGTGATGAGCATTCTGAGATTTTTCTTTCAGAAATTATCGGGGCTCAGCCTTATAATGATCGTCACATGTCGATGGAATCTATGTATGAATATGGCAGCCGTGCAGGATTCTGGCGCTTACATCGGCTGTTTGAGCGTTACCAGATTCCGGTGACGGTTTTTGGCGTTACCATGGCAATGCAGCGCAATCCCGAGGCTTTGGCTGCCATGCTGGAGTCAAACTGGGAAATTGCCAGTCATGCGCACCGTTGGATTCACTATCAAGACATGAGTGAAGACAAGGAGCGCGAACTAATAAATGCCTCTATTAATCTGCACCAAGAGTTAACGGGTTCCAAGCCGGCAGGCTGGTACACGGGCAGAACAAGCCCCAATACCTTAAAGCTGATTGCAGAGCGGGATGACATTCTCTATTGCGCAGACTCTTACGCCGATGATTTACCTTATTGGGACAGGTTCTATTCCAAGCCACTGTTAATGGTGCCCTATACGTTAGACACCAACGACATGCGTTTTGCTACGCCTCAAGGCTTCAATAGCGGCGAGCAATTTTACCAGTACCTGAAAGATGCTTTCGATGTATTGTATGCCGAGGGCGAGGTGTCGCCGAAAATGTTATCAATAGGGCTGCATTGTCGTCTCATTGGCCGGCCTGCTCGTTTGGCGGCACTCCAGCGGTTTATTGAATACGTGTTGAGCCA